In Alosa alosa isolate M-15738 ecotype Scorff River chromosome 23, AALO_Geno_1.1, whole genome shotgun sequence, a single window of DNA contains:
- the LOC125288226 gene encoding cysteine/serine-rich nuclear protein 3-like isoform X2, protein MSGILKRKFSEEDGSSPCSLLPEFDDVSGSDSGNSNDSVNPPTTQLMPSSILKRGKRMRMRGVSFQGVTVYYFSRRQGFTSVPTQGGSSLGMSPRHSSIRRFTLGEFAREQERWHRNMLRDHLKEEKLNAIKLKLTKSGVFESEEAAAAALTLADIREEEIDVASAEVDEYFFLQPLGIRKRRALLRASGVRRIDGQERHTLRAIRVSRKECGCQCRGCCRPETCACSLAGIKCQVDRMSFPCGCSKDGCGNAAGRIEFNPARVRTHFLHTLMKLELEQQQHQHSLYLAATGNGYHGDSPLAQSQRDSDHTLMEAPSMHLDVANEAESCLQESEEEYCDDDEDEEEEEEEDEEDEEDEEETEEEEEEESEQDEDEDGSSLLSGLSDSSTHSLAGSDLDEDDDDDDEDEERRRWGNGEDRMSLGSPSVSLPSVSLPSVSLASTMVFPALPSFSEALREADGTDLGSYYSSSPSAQYYPMDSYTSASTLHASDYSTANSYSTSPAHTAPNYTTSGYALSIANPSYTVLNDALNGSMSSHTQDSLYTGAEYTDSNHAMSDYTTTNHINGHECNQNHFNHYGSFSSVAPASTDSSTKLCGTRNLNLVPSLDSFSIMPDSYKDMNQSQVQNGHHSYLLSNGEHSTAICSVTDEKNNYSTTEDFKDTKKEQQVEFQNFLNSNSQELPVENGSHVGNQDLKEDPKQHQAEPPCLPEEKDDLSLANKPVEVNQA, encoded by the exons ccTCGTCCATTCTGAAGCGCGGTAAGCGCATGCGCATGCGTGGCGTCAGCTTCCAGGGCGTGACGGTCTACTACTTCAGCCGTCGACAGGGCTTCACCAGCGTGCCCACGCAGGGTGGCAGCTCGCTGGGCATGTCGCCGCGCCACAGCTCCATCCGCCGCTTTACCCTGGGCGAGTTCGCCCGTGAGCAGGAGAGGTGGCACCGCAACATGCTCAGGGACCACCTCAAGGAGGAGAAACTCAACGCCATCAAACTGAAG CTGACCAAAAGCGGCGTGTTTGAGTCGGAggaggcggcggcggcagcgtTGACGCTGGCCGATATCCGCGAGGAGGAGATCGACGTGGCGAGTGCCGAGGTGGACGAGTACTTCTTCCTACAGCCGCTGGGCATCCGTAAGCGACGCGCGCTGCTAAGGGCCTCGGGCGTCCGCCGCATCGACGGCCAGGAGCGGCACACGCTGCGTGCCATCCGCGTCTCACGCAAGGAGTGCGGCTGCCAGTGCCGAGGCTGCTGCCGCCCCGAGACCTGCGCCTGCAGCCTCGCCGGCATCAAGTGCCAG gtggACCGTATGTCCTTCCCGTGCGGGTGCTCCAAGGATGGCTGTGGGAATGCGGCCGGGCGCATCGAGTTCAACCCGGCACGTGTGCGCACACACTTTTTGCACACACTCATGAAGCTGGAGctcgagcagcagcagcaccagcacagCCTCTACCTCGCCGCCACCGGCAACGGTTACCATGGCGACAGCCCCCTTGCCCAATCGCAGCGTGACTCAGACCATACTTTGATGGAGGCTCCCAGCATGCACCTGGATGTGGCTAACGAGGCCGAGTCTTGTCTGCAGGAGTCGGAAGAGGAGTACTGCGACGACGACGAGgacgaagaagaggaggaagaagaagacgaggaggatgaggaggacgaagaggagaccgaagaggaagaagaggaggagtccGAGCAGGACGAAGACGAAGACGGCAGCAGTCTGCTGAGCGGTCTCTCCGACTCCAGCACCCACAGCCTGGCGGGCAGCGATCTGGACGAGGATGACGATGATGACGACGAagacgaggagaggaggagatgggggaaTGGCGAGGATCGGATGAGCCTGGGTTCTCCCTCCGTCTCGCTGCCCTCTGTGTCCCTGCCCTCCGTCTCGTTGGCATCTACCATGGTCTTCCCGGCGCTGCCCAGCTTCTCTGAAGCCCTCCGGGAGGCCGATGGCACTGACCTGGGCTCCTACTACAGCAGTAGCCCCTCGGCGCAGTACTACCCCATGGACAGCTACACCTCCGCCTCCACCCTCCATGCCTCCGACTACTCCACAGCCAACAGCTACAGCACCTCCCCTGCTCACACTGCGCCCAATTACACCACCTCCGGCTACGCACTGTCCATCGCCAACCCCAGTTACACGGTACTAAACGACGCGCTGAACGGTTCAATGTCCAGTCACACGCAGGACTCTCTCTACACAGGTGCTGAATACACAGACTCCAACCATGCCATGTCTGACTACACAACCACCAACCACATCAATGGGCATGAGTGCAATCAAAATCACTTCAACCACTATGGGTCATTTTCCTCAGTAGCGCCAGCTAGCACTGACAGTTCTACCAAACTCTGTGGGACGAGAAATTTGAATTTGGTGCCATCACTTGATTCTTTCAGTATTATGCCTGACTCTTATAAAGACATGAACCAATCACAAGTGCAGAATGGACATCACTCTTATCTTTTATCCAATGGTGAACATTCCACAGCCATTTGCTCTGTCACTGATGAGAAAAACAACTATTCAACCACTGAGGACTTTAAAGACACAAAAAAGGAGCAGCAGGTTGAGTTCCAGAATTTTCTCAACAGTAACTCACAAGAGCTACCAGTCGAGAATGGAAGCCATGTTGGGAACCAAGATTTGAAAGAGGACCCCAAGCAGCACCAGGCTGAGCCGCCCTGTCTGCCTGAAGAAAAAGACGACCTCAGTCTTGCTAATAAGCCTGTAGAGGTCAATCAAGCCTAG
- the LOC125288226 gene encoding cysteine/serine-rich nuclear protein 3-like isoform X1: MSGILKRKFSEEDGSSPCSLLPEFDDVSGSDSGNSNDSVNPPTTQLMRECPSQHALRWRSPQASSILKRGKRMRMRGVSFQGVTVYYFSRRQGFTSVPTQGGSSLGMSPRHSSIRRFTLGEFAREQERWHRNMLRDHLKEEKLNAIKLKLTKSGVFESEEAAAAALTLADIREEEIDVASAEVDEYFFLQPLGIRKRRALLRASGVRRIDGQERHTLRAIRVSRKECGCQCRGCCRPETCACSLAGIKCQVDRMSFPCGCSKDGCGNAAGRIEFNPARVRTHFLHTLMKLELEQQQHQHSLYLAATGNGYHGDSPLAQSQRDSDHTLMEAPSMHLDVANEAESCLQESEEEYCDDDEDEEEEEEEDEEDEEDEEETEEEEEEESEQDEDEDGSSLLSGLSDSSTHSLAGSDLDEDDDDDDEDEERRRWGNGEDRMSLGSPSVSLPSVSLPSVSLASTMVFPALPSFSEALREADGTDLGSYYSSSPSAQYYPMDSYTSASTLHASDYSTANSYSTSPAHTAPNYTTSGYALSIANPSYTVLNDALNGSMSSHTQDSLYTGAEYTDSNHAMSDYTTTNHINGHECNQNHFNHYGSFSSVAPASTDSSTKLCGTRNLNLVPSLDSFSIMPDSYKDMNQSQVQNGHHSYLLSNGEHSTAICSVTDEKNNYSTTEDFKDTKKEQQVEFQNFLNSNSQELPVENGSHVGNQDLKEDPKQHQAEPPCLPEEKDDLSLANKPVEVNQA, encoded by the exons ccTCGTCCATTCTGAAGCGCGGTAAGCGCATGCGCATGCGTGGCGTCAGCTTCCAGGGCGTGACGGTCTACTACTTCAGCCGTCGACAGGGCTTCACCAGCGTGCCCACGCAGGGTGGCAGCTCGCTGGGCATGTCGCCGCGCCACAGCTCCATCCGCCGCTTTACCCTGGGCGAGTTCGCCCGTGAGCAGGAGAGGTGGCACCGCAACATGCTCAGGGACCACCTCAAGGAGGAGAAACTCAACGCCATCAAACTGAAG CTGACCAAAAGCGGCGTGTTTGAGTCGGAggaggcggcggcggcagcgtTGACGCTGGCCGATATCCGCGAGGAGGAGATCGACGTGGCGAGTGCCGAGGTGGACGAGTACTTCTTCCTACAGCCGCTGGGCATCCGTAAGCGACGCGCGCTGCTAAGGGCCTCGGGCGTCCGCCGCATCGACGGCCAGGAGCGGCACACGCTGCGTGCCATCCGCGTCTCACGCAAGGAGTGCGGCTGCCAGTGCCGAGGCTGCTGCCGCCCCGAGACCTGCGCCTGCAGCCTCGCCGGCATCAAGTGCCAG gtggACCGTATGTCCTTCCCGTGCGGGTGCTCCAAGGATGGCTGTGGGAATGCGGCCGGGCGCATCGAGTTCAACCCGGCACGTGTGCGCACACACTTTTTGCACACACTCATGAAGCTGGAGctcgagcagcagcagcaccagcacagCCTCTACCTCGCCGCCACCGGCAACGGTTACCATGGCGACAGCCCCCTTGCCCAATCGCAGCGTGACTCAGACCATACTTTGATGGAGGCTCCCAGCATGCACCTGGATGTGGCTAACGAGGCCGAGTCTTGTCTGCAGGAGTCGGAAGAGGAGTACTGCGACGACGACGAGgacgaagaagaggaggaagaagaagacgaggaggatgaggaggacgaagaggagaccgaagaggaagaagaggaggagtccGAGCAGGACGAAGACGAAGACGGCAGCAGTCTGCTGAGCGGTCTCTCCGACTCCAGCACCCACAGCCTGGCGGGCAGCGATCTGGACGAGGATGACGATGATGACGACGAagacgaggagaggaggagatgggggaaTGGCGAGGATCGGATGAGCCTGGGTTCTCCCTCCGTCTCGCTGCCCTCTGTGTCCCTGCCCTCCGTCTCGTTGGCATCTACCATGGTCTTCCCGGCGCTGCCCAGCTTCTCTGAAGCCCTCCGGGAGGCCGATGGCACTGACCTGGGCTCCTACTACAGCAGTAGCCCCTCGGCGCAGTACTACCCCATGGACAGCTACACCTCCGCCTCCACCCTCCATGCCTCCGACTACTCCACAGCCAACAGCTACAGCACCTCCCCTGCTCACACTGCGCCCAATTACACCACCTCCGGCTACGCACTGTCCATCGCCAACCCCAGTTACACGGTACTAAACGACGCGCTGAACGGTTCAATGTCCAGTCACACGCAGGACTCTCTCTACACAGGTGCTGAATACACAGACTCCAACCATGCCATGTCTGACTACACAACCACCAACCACATCAATGGGCATGAGTGCAATCAAAATCACTTCAACCACTATGGGTCATTTTCCTCAGTAGCGCCAGCTAGCACTGACAGTTCTACCAAACTCTGTGGGACGAGAAATTTGAATTTGGTGCCATCACTTGATTCTTTCAGTATTATGCCTGACTCTTATAAAGACATGAACCAATCACAAGTGCAGAATGGACATCACTCTTATCTTTTATCCAATGGTGAACATTCCACAGCCATTTGCTCTGTCACTGATGAGAAAAACAACTATTCAACCACTGAGGACTTTAAAGACACAAAAAAGGAGCAGCAGGTTGAGTTCCAGAATTTTCTCAACAGTAACTCACAAGAGCTACCAGTCGAGAATGGAAGCCATGTTGGGAACCAAGATTTGAAAGAGGACCCCAAGCAGCACCAGGCTGAGCCGCCCTGTCTGCCTGAAGAAAAAGACGACCTCAGTCTTGCTAATAAGCCTGTAGAGGTCAATCAAGCCTAG